A region from the Streptosporangium sp. NBC_01756 genome encodes:
- a CDS encoding MerR family transcriptional regulator, with product MGQVSPASADKFDDDDYPAYSMGRAAEILGVTPAFLRSLGAAKLIEPQRSNGGHRRYSRYQLRLAARARELVDRGTALESACRIIVLEDQLAEALQLNAELTERDS from the coding sequence ATGGGGCAGGTTTCTCCGGCTTCGGCCGACAAGTTTGATGACGATGACTATCCGGCCTACTCCATGGGCCGGGCCGCCGAGATCCTCGGTGTCACTCCGGCGTTTCTCCGCAGCCTGGGCGCGGCGAAACTGATCGAGCCACAGCGGTCGAACGGCGGCCATCGCCGCTACTCCCGTTACCAGCTCCGGCTGGCCGCCCGCGCGCGCGAACTGGTCGATCGGGGCACCGCTCTGGAATCCGCCTGTCGCATCATCGTCCTGGAAGATCAGCTGGCGGAGGCATTGCAGCTCAATGCCGAGCTGACGGAGCGCGACAGCTGA
- a CDS encoding S8 family peptidase codes for MPRVLVGAAVTALVAGLLAPGAANAAPEAANAAPEGGSDVTTLAGSGGHQWNVTLITGDTIRLTQDGSGRYTATPEAVRRPDGSTPNFRSEASPEGIFVIPDDAQPAIAAGVLERRLFDVRYLATNGFADDADKQLPLIVQYQGSAPQASIAATAQALPASTAERSLPSIHGAAVAVDKDSAPDFWSTLRGQSAATPDKQLKSLTGGIGKVWLDAKVKVDLAESVPLIGAPEAWKAGFDGSGTTVAVLDTGVDADHPDLAGKIVTSRSFVPDEEVADGHGHGTHVAATVAGSGAGSDGSRKGVAPGAQLAIGKVLNNEGSGDSSAIIAGMEWAVGEAKAKIVSMSIGGDPTDGTDVLSQAVNELSESTGALFVIAAGNTGPDKETVGAPGAAASALTVAATDKSDALANFSSRGPRVNDGALKPDIAAPGVDIVAARAAGTGLGTPVDDLYTTLSGTSMATPHVAGAAAILAQEHPDWRGERLKAALMSTAKDAGHTVYQQGAGRVDVARAVSQKVTATTPNADFGYIPVDHNDTVDKTVTYANDGAAEVTLTLAATMKDTTDTLTTSAPTVTVPAGGTAEVTVTLHPDGLARGTYTGNLVATDAAGVRVTTPIGLVRGPKRVPLTVHVINRYGQAPGFFEFSTSASAVDVPDVYGVGGASYIGDGAYQYLVEPGTYSVSAEMVHQSPDGATGPIATLLNPEVVVPESGLEVTLDARKAVLLRYDTPKPIDLRHAVGAITYVRTAWDGSPVTSGEMGLLGIGDRYVSPTKKVTKGKLLFSTRLTAINEQVAVRAVAPQKYSIASVTNEYFDKGQTIGQEDTPFPAGTRSNKLAYVGAASPEEIAATDLRGKLALFAVGTTGYCEIPIDRVQQLKAAGAVGIVLFADDSVTPCQTPVSNHGSGKTELPVAQITRTAAEKLRTQLARGPVTIEITSNPNIDYTYQLQEYEEGKIPSDLTYRYSQNRLRTVDTDFHTPDGPGLQIETWHSLKALEKVSFSTAFGFTGPAERPEYFSGFSADTLRIGTVDAGSTEAAKIVTTIEKPGKGTQNWGAGVLTPGSTVMPSLPGNGYRLECAMCRAGDVFLASFGLVNGNGQQARENSYLTSLAKLYKDGKELPRYQGSIYPLYKLPQEEGVYRLEQTARSNTNVWTFRSKARAKDTATDTHVCLGGLPQFTGPCGPQPLVFVGYDLRDTQALDNSVQAGRRHTFDIDVSHAPSTEKLPAIAGLKLSYSTDDGQTWKNASVKKGRGGVYTTTLTYPALAKTKGAVSLKAEAWDNGGNKVEQTTARAFTLR; via the coding sequence ATGCCCAGAGTGTTAGTCGGGGCCGCCGTCACGGCGCTGGTCGCCGGACTGCTCGCTCCCGGGGCCGCGAACGCCGCCCCCGAGGCCGCGAACGCCGCCCCCGAGGGTGGCAGCGACGTCACCACACTGGCCGGCTCCGGCGGCCATCAGTGGAACGTCACACTGATCACCGGAGACACCATCCGGCTCACCCAGGACGGCAGCGGCCGCTACACCGCGACCCCCGAGGCCGTCCGCCGCCCGGACGGCAGCACCCCGAACTTCCGGAGCGAGGCGAGCCCGGAAGGGATCTTCGTGATCCCGGACGACGCGCAGCCCGCCATCGCGGCGGGGGTCCTGGAGCGCCGCCTGTTCGACGTGCGGTACCTGGCGACCAACGGCTTCGCCGACGACGCGGACAAGCAACTGCCGCTGATCGTGCAGTACCAGGGCAGCGCGCCGCAGGCCTCGATCGCGGCCACCGCGCAGGCCCTGCCCGCGAGCACCGCCGAGCGGTCGCTGCCCAGCATCCACGGCGCCGCGGTGGCGGTGGACAAGGACAGCGCGCCGGACTTCTGGTCCACCCTGCGCGGTCAGAGCGCCGCGACGCCGGACAAGCAGCTCAAGTCGCTGACCGGCGGCATCGGGAAGGTCTGGCTGGACGCCAAGGTCAAGGTCGACCTCGCGGAGAGCGTGCCGCTGATCGGCGCGCCGGAGGCGTGGAAGGCCGGGTTCGACGGCTCCGGCACCACCGTCGCCGTCCTCGACACCGGCGTCGACGCCGACCACCCCGACCTGGCCGGCAAGATCGTCACCAGTCGCAGCTTCGTCCCCGACGAGGAAGTGGCCGACGGCCACGGCCACGGCACCCACGTCGCCGCCACCGTCGCCGGATCCGGTGCCGGCTCTGACGGCTCCCGGAAGGGCGTCGCGCCCGGCGCCCAGCTCGCCATCGGCAAGGTCCTCAACAACGAGGGATCCGGTGACAGCTCCGCCATCATCGCCGGCATGGAGTGGGCCGTCGGCGAAGCCAAGGCGAAGATCGTCTCGATGAGCATCGGCGGCGACCCCACCGACGGCACGGACGTGCTCTCGCAGGCCGTCAACGAGCTCAGCGAGTCGACCGGCGCGCTGTTCGTGATCGCCGCCGGCAACACAGGGCCTGACAAGGAGACCGTCGGCGCGCCCGGCGCCGCGGCTTCGGCGCTGACTGTGGCCGCCACCGACAAGTCCGACGCACTGGCGAACTTCTCCAGCCGGGGTCCGCGCGTCAACGACGGCGCGCTCAAGCCGGACATCGCCGCACCGGGCGTGGACATCGTCGCCGCCCGCGCGGCCGGCACCGGTCTGGGCACCCCCGTCGACGACCTCTACACCACGCTCTCGGGCACCTCCATGGCCACTCCGCACGTCGCCGGGGCCGCGGCCATCCTCGCCCAGGAGCACCCCGACTGGCGCGGCGAACGGCTCAAGGCGGCGCTCATGTCGACCGCCAAGGACGCCGGGCACACCGTCTACCAGCAGGGCGCCGGCCGGGTCGACGTGGCCCGGGCCGTCTCCCAGAAGGTGACCGCCACCACCCCCAACGCCGACTTCGGTTACATCCCGGTCGACCACAACGACACCGTGGACAAGACCGTCACCTACGCCAACGACGGCGCCGCCGAGGTGACCCTGACGCTCGCCGCCACCATGAAGGACACGACGGACACGCTGACGACCAGCGCGCCGACGGTGACCGTCCCGGCGGGCGGGACCGCCGAGGTCACCGTCACCCTGCACCCGGACGGTCTCGCCAGAGGCACCTACACCGGCAACCTGGTGGCCACCGACGCCGCAGGTGTGCGCGTCACCACCCCGATCGGCCTGGTGCGTGGGCCCAAGCGGGTCCCGCTCACCGTCCACGTCATCAACAGGTACGGTCAGGCCCCGGGGTTCTTCGAGTTCTCCACCAGTGCGAGCGCGGTCGACGTCCCCGACGTCTACGGCGTTGGCGGGGCTTCCTACATCGGTGACGGCGCCTACCAGTACCTGGTCGAGCCCGGCACCTACTCCGTCTCGGCCGAAATGGTGCACCAGTCGCCCGACGGCGCGACTGGCCCGATCGCCACGCTGCTGAATCCCGAGGTCGTCGTCCCGGAGAGCGGGCTCGAGGTCACCCTGGACGCCCGCAAGGCCGTCCTCCTTCGTTACGACACCCCGAAGCCGATCGACCTGAGGCACGCTGTCGGCGCCATCACGTATGTGCGCACGGCATGGGACGGCAGCCCGGTGACCTCGGGGGAGATGGGCCTCCTCGGGATCGGGGACCGGTACGTCTCCCCCACCAAGAAGGTCACCAAGGGTAAGCTCCTGTTCTCGACCCGGCTCACCGCGATCAACGAGCAGGTGGCCGTGCGCGCCGTGGCCCCGCAGAAGTACTCCATCGCATCCGTGACCAACGAGTACTTCGACAAGGGACAGACCATAGGTCAGGAGGACACCCCCTTCCCAGCGGGGACCCGCAGCAACAAGCTGGCCTATGTCGGCGCCGCCAGTCCCGAGGAGATCGCCGCCACCGACCTTCGCGGGAAGCTCGCGCTGTTCGCCGTCGGCACGACCGGGTACTGCGAGATCCCCATCGACCGCGTCCAGCAGCTGAAGGCCGCCGGCGCCGTGGGCATCGTGCTGTTCGCCGACGACTCGGTCACTCCCTGCCAAACTCCCGTGTCGAATCATGGCTCCGGCAAGACGGAGCTCCCGGTGGCGCAGATCACCAGGACGGCCGCGGAGAAGCTGCGTACCCAGCTGGCGCGTGGCCCCGTCACCATTGAGATCACCAGCAATCCCAACATCGACTACACCTACCAGCTGCAGGAGTACGAGGAAGGCAAGATCCCCAGCGACCTCACCTACCGCTACTCCCAGAACCGGCTGCGGACCGTGGACACCGACTTCCACACCCCGGACGGTCCTGGCCTGCAGATCGAGACCTGGCACAGCCTCAAGGCCCTGGAAAAGGTGTCGTTCTCGACGGCCTTCGGCTTCACCGGCCCTGCCGAGCGGCCCGAGTACTTCAGCGGGTTCTCCGCGGACACGCTCCGGATAGGCACCGTGGACGCGGGCAGCACCGAGGCTGCCAAGATCGTCACGACGATCGAGAAGCCCGGCAAGGGGACACAGAACTGGGGGGCGGGCGTGCTCACCCCCGGAAGCACGGTCATGCCCTCGCTGCCCGGGAACGGTTACCGGCTGGAATGCGCGATGTGCCGGGCCGGCGATGTCTTCCTGGCCTCCTTCGGCCTCGTGAACGGCAACGGACAGCAGGCACGAGAGAACAGCTACCTCACCAGCCTCGCGAAGTTGTACAAGGACGGCAAGGAGCTTCCGCGCTACCAGGGCAGCATCTACCCGCTGTACAAGCTGCCCCAGGAGGAAGGCGTCTACCGGCTCGAACAAACCGCCCGCAGCAACACCAACGTGTGGACGTTCCGGTCAAAGGCCCGGGCGAAGGACACCGCTACCGACACCCACGTCTGCCTGGGGGGCCTGCCGCAGTTCACCGGCCCGTGCGGGCCGCAGCCGCTGGTGTTCGTCGGCTACGACCTCAGGGACACCCAGGCGCTGGACAACAGCGTCCAGGCCGGGCGCCGGCACACGTTCGACATCGACGTGAGCCACGCGCCGTCCACCGAGAAGCTGCCGGCCATCGCCGGGCTGAAGCTCTCCTACAGCACCGATGACGGCCAGACCTGGAAGAACGCGTCGGTCAAGAAGGGCCGGGGCGGCGTGTACACCACCACGCTCACCTACCCGGCGCTCGCCAAGACCAAGGGCGCCGTCAGCCTCAAGGCCGAGGCGTGGGACAACGGCGGCAACAAGGTCGAGCAGACCACCGCCCGAGCGTTCACGCTGAGGTAG
- a CDS encoding STAS domain-containing protein, protein MDLKLDHHSEDRLTIVEVEGEIDVYTAPRLRELLIDLVNKGNFHLLVNMEKVDFLDSTGLGVLVGGLKRVRAHDGSLELVCTQERILKIFRITGLTKVFGIYASVDEAKEAHGRDK, encoded by the coding sequence GTGGATCTGAAGTTGGACCACCATTCCGAGGACCGTCTCACCATCGTTGAGGTCGAGGGTGAGATCGATGTCTACACCGCGCCCAGATTGCGTGAGCTCCTGATCGATCTGGTCAACAAGGGGAACTTCCACCTCCTGGTCAACATGGAGAAGGTCGACTTCCTTGACTCAACGGGCCTTGGTGTCCTGGTCGGCGGGCTCAAGCGAGTTCGGGCGCACGACGGCTCACTGGAGCTGGTCTGCACCCAGGAGCGCATCCTGAAGATTTTCCGGATCACAGGACTTACCAAGGTCTTCGGGATCTACGCCTCAGTGGATGAGGCCAAGGAAGCCCACGGTCGAGACAAGTAG
- a CDS encoding sodium-translocating pyrophosphatase, with protein sequence MSVLQLAVAEEPAVSLSGSHFTIVIVVAVVALLALAVAAVLVREVLAAGQGTERMQNIARAVQEGASAYLARQFRTLAVFVVLIPFLLYLLPAESTGVAVGRSIFFVIGAVFSALTGFIGMWLAVRGNVRVAAAARESGEKIAMRIAFRTGGVAGMITVGLGLLGAAIVVLVYGGDAPAVLEGFGFGAALLAMFMRVGGGIFTKAADVGADLVGKVEQGIPEDDPRNAATIADNVGDNVGDCAGMAADLFESYAVMLVASLILGRVAFGTEGLVFPLIVPMIGVITAIIGIFATAPRSGDRNGMAAINRGFFISAVISAVLVAGAAFLYLPSSFAGLTGVSPEIAAITSDPRLIAIGAVLIGLVLASAIQILTGYFTETNRRPVRDIGESARTGPATVILSGISVGLESAVYSALIIGAAVYGAFLLGFGNVTIALFAVALAGTGLLTTVGVIVSMDTFGPVSDNAQGIAEMSGDVDGEGARVLTSLDAVGNTTKAITKGIAIATAVLAATALFGAFRTAIETQLAAASQGVKDVLGPFSTFNLSVDSPNVLVGLIIGAAVVFMFSGLAIMAVGRAAGRVVFEVREQFRTKPGIMAGTELPDYGRVVDICTRDSLRELATPGLLAVLTPIAVGFALGYAPLGAFLAGAIACGTLMAVFLANSGGAWDNAKKLVEDGHHGGKGSPAHEATIIGDTVGDPFKDTAGPAINPLLKVMNLVALLIAPAVVTYADNVALRIGITVVAAGIVVAAVVVSKRRSASIAPTEENNTEREREPVSN encoded by the coding sequence ATGTCTGTACTCCAGCTAGCCGTTGCCGAAGAGCCAGCGGTATCCCTGAGCGGTTCCCATTTCACCATCGTGATCGTTGTGGCCGTCGTGGCCCTGCTCGCACTCGCCGTCGCGGCCGTGCTCGTGCGAGAGGTGCTCGCCGCCGGCCAGGGCACCGAGCGTATGCAGAACATCGCGCGCGCCGTACAGGAAGGAGCTTCCGCGTATCTGGCGCGGCAGTTCCGGACGCTCGCGGTGTTCGTCGTTCTGATTCCTTTCCTGCTTTATCTGCTCCCCGCCGAATCGACCGGTGTGGCCGTCGGCCGGTCGATATTCTTCGTGATCGGTGCGGTTTTCTCCGCGCTGACCGGGTTCATCGGCATGTGGCTGGCCGTCCGGGGAAACGTCCGTGTCGCCGCAGCCGCGCGTGAGTCGGGCGAGAAGATCGCGATGCGGATCGCCTTCCGCACCGGTGGCGTGGCCGGCATGATCACCGTCGGCCTCGGCCTGCTCGGCGCCGCCATCGTGGTGCTCGTCTACGGAGGCGACGCTCCCGCCGTTCTTGAGGGCTTCGGCTTCGGCGCGGCGCTGCTCGCCATGTTCATGCGGGTCGGCGGCGGCATCTTCACCAAGGCCGCCGACGTCGGCGCCGACCTGGTCGGCAAGGTCGAGCAGGGCATCCCCGAGGACGACCCGCGCAACGCCGCCACCATCGCCGACAACGTGGGCGACAACGTCGGCGACTGCGCGGGCATGGCCGCCGACCTGTTCGAGTCCTACGCGGTCATGCTGGTGGCCAGCCTGATCCTGGGCAGGGTGGCGTTCGGCACCGAAGGCCTGGTGTTCCCGCTGATCGTGCCGATGATCGGTGTGATCACCGCCATCATCGGGATCTTCGCCACCGCCCCGCGCAGCGGCGACCGCAACGGTATGGCCGCCATCAACCGCGGATTCTTCATCTCCGCGGTGATCTCGGCGGTCCTCGTCGCCGGGGCCGCCTTCCTCTACCTGCCGAGCAGCTTCGCGGGTCTGACCGGGGTGAGCCCGGAGATCGCCGCGATCACCTCCGATCCCCGCCTGATCGCCATCGGAGCGGTGCTCATCGGCCTGGTGCTGGCCAGTGCCATCCAGATCCTCACCGGCTACTTCACCGAGACGAACCGCCGTCCGGTGCGGGACATCGGGGAGAGTGCCCGCACCGGTCCCGCCACGGTCATCCTGTCCGGGATCAGCGTCGGCCTGGAGTCGGCGGTCTACTCGGCACTGATCATCGGCGCCGCCGTCTACGGGGCGTTCCTGCTCGGTTTCGGCAACGTCACCATCGCCCTGTTCGCGGTGGCCCTGGCGGGCACCGGCCTGCTGACCACGGTCGGTGTGATCGTTTCGATGGACACCTTCGGCCCGGTCTCCGACAACGCCCAGGGCATCGCCGAGATGTCCGGCGACGTCGACGGCGAGGGCGCCCGGGTGCTCACGTCACTGGACGCGGTGGGCAACACCACCAAGGCCATCACCAAGGGCATCGCGATCGCGACGGCCGTGCTCGCCGCCACGGCGCTGTTCGGGGCGTTCCGGACGGCGATCGAGACCCAGCTCGCCGCCGCGTCCCAGGGGGTCAAGGACGTGCTGGGCCCGTTCAGCACGTTCAACCTGAGCGTCGACTCCCCGAACGTGCTGGTCGGGCTGATCATCGGTGCGGCGGTGGTGTTCATGTTCTCCGGCCTGGCCATCATGGCGGTCGGCCGGGCGGCCGGGCGGGTGGTCTTCGAGGTGCGCGAGCAGTTCCGCACCAAGCCAGGGATCATGGCCGGTACGGAGTTGCCCGACTACGGCCGGGTCGTCGACATCTGCACCCGCGACTCGCTGCGGGAGCTGGCCACGCCGGGTCTGCTCGCCGTGCTCACCCCGATCGCGGTCGGCTTCGCCCTCGGGTACGCGCCGCTCGGCGCGTTCCTCGCCGGTGCCATCGCCTGCGGAACGCTGATGGCGGTCTTCCTGGCCAACTCCGGCGGTGCCTGGGACAACGCCAAGAAGCTGGTGGAGGACGGCCACCATGGGGGCAAGGGTTCACCGGCCCACGAGGCCACCATCATCGGTGACACCGTCGGTGACCCGTTCAAGGACACCGCGGGCCCGGCGATCAACCCCCTGCTGAAGGTGATGAACCTGGTGGCGCTGCTGATCGCCCCGGCCGTGGTGACCTACGCCGACAACGTGGCGCTGCGGATCGGCATCACCGTGGTCGCGGCCGGCATCGTCGTCGCCGCGGTGGTCGTCTCCAAGCGTCGTTCGGCGAGCATCGCCCCGACCGAGGAGAACAACACCGAGCGTGAGCGCGAGCCCGTCTCGAACTGA
- a CDS encoding DUF4244 domain-containing protein — MSTAEYAVGTIAACAFAALLFKVVTSSEVQQMISSLINRALNVAG; from the coding sequence ATGTCCACCGCTGAATACGCGGTCGGCACGATCGCCGCCTGTGCTTTCGCCGCGCTGCTCTTCAAGGTGGTGACGAGTTCCGAGGTCCAGCAGATGATCTCTAGCCTGATCAACCGAGCGCTGAACGTGGCCGGATGA
- a CDS encoding TadE family type IV pilus minor pilin — protein MTLATPGASAHPSRGSVTAETAVVLPALVVVLAAALWAVAAIGAQLECVDAARAGARAASRGESLEQVRGGARSAAPAGAHVVVSRGAETTRVEVSARVRPRWGVSLPSVTVRATAVSATEPGAYTPGADAAGAYAPGAER, from the coding sequence ATGACCCTCGCGACGCCGGGTGCCTCCGCCCACCCGTCCAGAGGATCGGTCACCGCGGAGACCGCCGTGGTCCTGCCCGCGCTTGTGGTGGTGCTGGCCGCCGCACTGTGGGCGGTGGCGGCGATCGGGGCGCAACTGGAATGTGTGGACGCGGCTCGGGCGGGGGCTCGGGCCGCGTCACGCGGTGAGTCGCTGGAGCAGGTGCGGGGCGGTGCTCGCTCCGCCGCCCCGGCGGGCGCGCACGTCGTGGTGTCCCGGGGCGCGGAGACGACCAGGGTGGAGGTGTCCGCGCGGGTCAGACCCCGTTGGGGAGTCTCGCTGCCAAGCGTCACTGTGCGCGCGACCGCGGTCTCCGCCACCGAGCCGGGAGCTTACACACCGGGAGCCGATGCGGCGGGAGCCTACGCACCGGGAGCAGAACGGTGA
- a CDS encoding ATP-binding protein yields MATVELTFSALPAHVRTARLVATAIARRTGVEESLLDEVRLAVGEACSRAVEAHRLHCPGEPIRIELRDDLGRFEVTVTDSAPSDELEQERELLRFDDPLGQLPDTLMTGFGIAVIVGLADDVQVYPSQKGMRIRMSWPAATNGLYPV; encoded by the coding sequence GTGGCTACCGTCGAGCTGACGTTCAGTGCTCTCCCCGCGCACGTGCGCACGGCACGTCTGGTCGCCACGGCGATCGCCAGGCGCACCGGTGTGGAGGAGTCGCTGCTGGACGAGGTGCGGCTCGCCGTCGGTGAGGCGTGCTCCCGGGCTGTCGAGGCACATCGCCTCCACTGTCCGGGAGAGCCGATCCGCATCGAGCTACGTGATGATCTGGGGCGGTTCGAGGTGACTGTCACCGACTCCGCCCCGAGTGATGAGCTGGAGCAGGAACGCGAGCTGTTACGGTTCGACGATCCACTCGGGCAGCTTCCCGACACGCTGATGACCGGATTCGGCATCGCGGTCATCGTGGGGCTGGCCGACGACGTCCAGGTCTACCCGAGCCAGAAGGGCATGCGTATCCGCATGAGCTGGCCCGCGGCGACCAACGGTCTGTATCCGGTCTGA
- a CDS encoding DEAD/DEAH box helicase, whose amino-acid sequence MPDWKPVTPPSSSSIRAGDALSYLLGVSARRERVTHVEHVPARQAGEAGWPPWVHESLVTRWANHGISGLWPHQAEAAELLHRGQNVIIATGTASGKSLSYLVPALSSVLEGDTILYLTPTKALAADQLRALNELDVPELRAATFDGDTSFEERAWVRKHANYVLTNPDMLHRSLLPRHPQWSPFWRRLRMVVVDECHGYRGVFGSHVAQILRRLRRICARHGSSPAFLLSSATASEPGTFATRLTGLQMTEVTTDASPRGATTFALWEPPLTDLRGEGGAPVRRPAAAESADLLADLVIADVRTLAFVRSRRAAETVALTTKAKLQDLVVDVGAPKNLPDKVAAYRAGYLAEDRRGLEKAFRSGELLGLATTNALELGVDVSGLDAVLIAGWPGTRASLWQQAGRAGRAGQDALAVLVARDDPLDTYLVHHPEALFGRPVETIVLDPDNPYVLGPHLCAAAAEIPLSRDELDIFGPTTKEVLADLVGDGLLRERATGWFWTSRERATDLADIRGSGGAPIQVVEVSTGRLLGTVDEPSAHTSVHTGAVYVHQGETYLVVELDLEAGVALVEAGTPDYTTFARDVTDISVLESLRSHPLGPGELHFGSVEVTRQVVSYLKRRAQSGELLGDEPLDLPPRTLRTRAVWWTLPTSEIVSLAEDGVDLGGAAHAAEHAAIGLLPLFATCDRWDIGGVSTELHPDTGLLTVFVYDGHEGGAGFAERGYARALDWLTATREAIASCECERGCPSCIQSPKCGNGNEPLDKAGALRLLAVLLAADPRET is encoded by the coding sequence ATGCCAGACTGGAAACCAGTGACTCCGCCCTCATCCTCCTCGATCCGAGCCGGTGACGCGCTCAGCTACCTGCTCGGTGTTTCCGCACGTCGCGAACGCGTAACCCATGTGGAGCACGTTCCAGCACGTCAGGCGGGTGAAGCCGGCTGGCCGCCCTGGGTTCACGAAAGCCTGGTTACGCGCTGGGCGAACCACGGGATTTCTGGCCTATGGCCGCATCAGGCCGAGGCGGCCGAACTGCTCCATCGTGGTCAAAACGTGATCATTGCCACAGGAACCGCCTCGGGTAAATCTCTCTCCTACCTGGTCCCGGCTCTCTCGTCGGTGCTCGAAGGGGACACGATCCTCTACCTGACGCCCACCAAGGCGCTGGCCGCCGACCAGCTCCGCGCCCTGAACGAGCTGGACGTCCCCGAGCTCCGCGCGGCCACCTTCGACGGGGACACCTCCTTCGAGGAACGGGCCTGGGTCCGCAAGCACGCCAACTACGTCCTCACCAACCCGGACATGCTCCACCGCTCCCTCCTTCCCCGTCACCCTCAGTGGTCGCCCTTCTGGCGGCGGTTGCGGATGGTGGTGGTGGACGAATGCCATGGCTACCGGGGCGTGTTCGGCTCCCACGTGGCCCAGATCCTGCGCCGCCTGCGCCGGATCTGCGCGAGGCACGGCTCCAGCCCGGCCTTCCTGCTCTCCTCCGCCACGGCCAGCGAGCCCGGGACCTTCGCGACCCGCCTGACGGGTCTCCAGATGACCGAGGTGACCACGGACGCCTCTCCCCGGGGCGCGACCACCTTCGCCCTGTGGGAACCTCCCCTGACCGATCTGCGCGGCGAGGGCGGTGCTCCCGTCCGGCGTCCCGCGGCAGCCGAGAGCGCCGACCTCCTGGCGGACCTGGTGATCGCCGACGTCCGCACGCTGGCCTTCGTCCGCTCCCGCCGTGCCGCCGAGACCGTGGCCCTCACCACCAAGGCGAAACTTCAGGATCTCGTGGTCGACGTGGGAGCACCGAAAAATCTGCCGGACAAGGTGGCGGCCTACCGGGCCGGGTATCTGGCCGAGGACCGCCGGGGACTGGAGAAGGCGTTCCGGTCGGGCGAGCTGCTCGGACTGGCGACGACGAACGCGCTGGAACTCGGTGTCGACGTGTCCGGGCTGGACGCGGTGCTCATCGCGGGCTGGCCGGGGACGCGGGCATCGCTCTGGCAGCAGGCCGGACGGGCGGGCCGGGCGGGACAGGACGCCCTGGCGGTGCTGGTCGCCAGGGACGACCCGCTGGACACGTATCTGGTCCACCACCCCGAGGCGCTGTTCGGACGGCCCGTCGAGACGATCGTGCTCGACCCCGACAACCCCTACGTGCTGGGCCCGCATCTGTGCGCCGCCGCCGCCGAGATCCCGCTCTCCCGGGACGAGCTGGACATCTTCGGCCCGACCACCAAGGAAGTGCTCGCCGACCTGGTCGGAGACGGCCTGCTCAGAGAGCGTGCCACCGGCTGGTTCTGGACCAGCCGGGAGCGAGCCACCGACCTCGCCGACATCCGGGGGTCGGGCGGCGCGCCGATCCAGGTCGTGGAGGTGTCCACCGGCCGGCTGCTCGGCACGGTGGACGAGCCCTCGGCCCACACAAGCGTGCACACCGGCGCCGTATACGTCCATCAGGGAGAGACCTACCTGGTCGTCGAGCTCGATCTGGAGGCGGGGGTCGCCCTCGTCGAGGCCGGAACCCCCGACTACACGACCTTCGCCAGAGATGTCACCGACATCTCGGTCCTTGAGTCCCTCCGCTCTCACCCACTCGGCCCGGGAGAACTCCACTTCGGCTCGGTAGAGGTCACCCGGCAGGTCGTGTCCTACCTCAAGCGCCGCGCACAGAGCGGCGAACTCCTCGGCGACGAGCCTCTCGACCTGCCGCCGCGCACACTGCGCACCCGCGCGGTGTGGTGGACGCTGCCCACCTCCGAGATCGTCTCCCTGGCCGAGGACGGCGTGGACCTGGGCGGGGCCGCGCACGCGGCGGAGCACGCCGCCATCGGCCTGCTGCCGCTTTTTGCGACCTGCGACCGCTGGGACATCGGCGGCGTCTCCACCGAACTGCACCCCGACACCGGACTGCTCACCGTCTTCGTCTACGACGGCCACGAGGGCGGTGCGGGCTTCGCCGAGCGTGGTTATGCCCGCGCCCTGGACTGGCTCACGGCCACCCGTGAGGCCATCGCCTCTTGCGAGTGCGAACGCGGCTGCCCCTCCTGCATCCAGTCGCCCAAGTGCGGCAACGGCAACGAACCGCTGGACAAGGCGGGTGCCCTCCGGCTCCTCGCCGTACTGCTCGCCGCCGATCCGCGCGAAACGTGA
- a CDS encoding Rv3654c family TadE-like protein: MKRGACRVTEEGGRDRGAATIWAVALIALIFVVAGAVVSAGVARVARHRAQSAADLSALAAAQLALAAPERGCAVAASLAEGNGARITRCSVHGDGVAQVQVAVWLSLPLVGARRITADARAGPVHVADT, encoded by the coding sequence GTGAAACGTGGTGCCTGCCGGGTCACAGAAGAAGGAGGGAGGGATCGGGGAGCGGCGACGATCTGGGCGGTCGCACTCATCGCTTTGATCTTCGTGGTGGCCGGGGCGGTCGTGTCCGCCGGTGTGGCGAGGGTGGCCCGCCACCGGGCACAGAGCGCCGCCGACCTGAGCGCGCTCGCCGCCGCCCAGCTGGCTCTTGCCGCTCCGGAGCGCGGATGCGCGGTGGCGGCCTCACTGGCCGAGGGCAACGGAGCGCGGATCACCCGGTGCTCCGTCCACGGTGACGGCGTGGCCCAGGTCCAGGTGGCCGTATGGCTGTCGCTGCCTCTGGTGGGTGCGCGGAGGATCACCGCCGACGCGCGCGCCGGGCCCGTTCACGTCGCCGACACATAG